Proteins encoded within one genomic window of Arachis ipaensis cultivar K30076 chromosome B08, Araip1.1, whole genome shotgun sequence:
- the LOC107613097 gene encoding uncharacterized protein LOC107613097 isoform X2, whose product MNEDGITSANPNSSLPKPPSSSPTPAASSAGASWPAVPANASDGEGRQNGKSSAESDLAAAAGFSSDSNLSCRPWERGDLLRRLSTFKHAGKMPKIAGSLACAKRGWVNLDVAKIECEVCHAQLDFASSSANSFEADGSNEELSKQLDRAHKATCPWRGNSCPESLVQFPPTSPSALIGGYKDRCDGLLQFYSLPVVSPAAVEHMRVTHNSQIDRFLAQSQSQTAGEIGYRESASGMGFAGEQALNSYSYAQKLISLCGWEPRWLPNVLDCEEQSAESAKNGCSSGPAKGSAPSKKEFSTSWIDAGDNDALGSEFNCESRSPLLDCSLCGATVRVWDFLLVPRPVHLAPCVIDTPQTSKKMASTRGISAASGINEWAAVDAVEKEPFGDHDEATTSDKRQLLYNKSLDLNLKMASGPSGSLINLTSTLEHVQDTSEGRDLMAGRPSGSEVGGRSGSYEPQGPNARKRKLDDGVTTSSKPQQVGSAERTIIDGDNNEVTGGQQHSAGPFKRARDVTHSEAFLIPPRKPSRSLPNHSLDVQIEGDANMVNEANPERDHVVGNPSTRDSTHASSIIAMNTVYHSSDEESMESVDNCPVDVNDVNFPSVDLNETSELNSSYQGQQSGCLQPLLERAGGETGVSSSNACGEVLNTEILTAQARDGPSFGISGGSVGMGTSHETEIHGTDISVHRGDSLGDVEPIAEVIENQGQDAEFGRSNGLIVDFVPEEASKGDPQGDSQAVVSQSTPRTDSGSKILVLTKVESIEISEKTNSSLQMLGHENGAHPSLSCNAIMCSAYEVSKEEVTQNGKDDGACHESSSLLADVVGKKASPMQSILHYVISREGLHPNGIII is encoded by the exons atgaaCGAAGATGGTATCACCTCTGCGAATCCCAATTCCTCTCTTCCCAAACCTCCCTCTTCATCTCCAACTCCTGCTGCTag CTCTGCTGGGGCTTCGTGGCCTGCCGTTCCGGCGAATGCTTCTGACGGAGAGGGCCGCCAGAATGGCAAATCAAGCGCCGAATCGGATTTGGCAGCTGCCGCCGGCTTCTCTTCGGATTCAAACCTTTCGTGTAGGCCTTGGGAGCGTGGAGATTTGCTCCGGCGCCTTTCCACTTTTAAACACGCCGGAAAAATGCCCAAG ATTGCTGGCTCATTGGCTTGTGCCAAAAGGGGCTGGGTGAATCTTGATGTTGCCAAGATTGAGTGTGAGGTATGCCATGCACAGTTAGATTTTGCTTCATCCTCAGCTAACTCTTTTGAAG CTGATGGTTCCAATGAAGAACTTTCTAAACAGCTTGATAGAGCTCACAAAGCCACTTGTCCTTGGAGAGGTAATAGCTGTCCAGAAAGCTTGGTGCAGTTCCCTCCGACTTCACCTTCAGCTCTAATTGGAGGTTATAAGGATCGGTGTGATGGACTCCTGCAGTTTTACTCCCTCCCTGTTGTATCGCCGGCTGCTGTTGAGCATATGCGAGTTACACATAACTCTCAAATTGACCGGTTTCTTGCTCAATCGCAAAGTCAGACAGCTGGGGAAATAGGCTACAGAGAAAGTGCTTCTGGAATGGGATTTGCTGGAGAACAGGCTCTTAATTCATATTCTTAT GCCCAGAAACTCATAAGTCTTTGTGGATGGGAGCCAAGGTGGCTTCCAAATGTGCTCGACTGTGAAGAGCAGTCTGCCGAATCTGCTAAAAATGGTTGCAGCTCTGGTCCAGCCAAAGGCTCGGCTCCAAGCAAGAAGGAATTTTCAACTTCATGGATAGATGCTGGGGACAACGATGCACTAGGTTCGGAATTCAATTGTGAATCTAGGTCACCTTTGTTAGATTGTAGCTTGTGCGGAGCCACAGTTAGAGTGTGGGATTTCTTACTTGTCCCTCGGCCTGTTCATTTGGCTCCCTGTGTCATTGATACCCCTCAAACAAGCAAGAAAATGGCATCAACACGAGGAATAAGTGCTGCGAGTGGGATCAATGAATGGGCTGCTGTGGATGCTGTTGAAAAAGAGCCATTTGGAGATCATGATGAGGCTACAACATCTGATAAAAGGCAACTTTTATATAATAAAAGTTTAGATTTAAATCTTAAAATGGCTAGTGGGCCATCTGGTTCACTAATAAATTTGACTTCAACCTTGGAACATGTGCAAGATACCAGCGAAGGAAGGGATTTAATGGCTGGACGTCCCTCTGGAAGTGAGGTCGGTGGTCGCTCTGGATCTTATGAACCACAAGGCCCAAATGCCCGCAAGCGCAAGTTGGACGATGGTGTAACCACATCTAGCAAGCCACAACAGGTGGGCAGTGCTGAAAGAACTATAATTGACGGTGATAATAATGAAGTCACTGGTGGTCAACAGCATTCAGCTGGCCCTTTTAAGCGAGCCCGTGATGTTACTCATTCAGAGGCATTCCTAATTCCACCACGAAAACCTTCTCGTTCTCTACCCAACCATTCATTAGATGTTCAAATAGAAGGTGATGCTAATATGGTTAACGAAGCAAATCCAGAAAGGGATCACGTTGTTGGCAATCCATCTACTAGAGATTCCACCCATGCTTCCTCTATTATTGCGATGAATACAGTTTATCACAGCTCAGATGAGGAATCTATGGAAAGTGTTGATAATTGTCCTGTAGATGTTAATGACGTCAACTTCCCTTCTGTTGATTTGAATGAAACATCAGAGTTAAATAGCAGTTATCAAGGACAGCAGAGTGGTTGTTTACAACCACTTTTAGAAAGAGCAGGAGGTGAGACAGGTGTTAGCAGTTCTAATGCTTGTGGAGAAGTTTTGAACACTGAGATATTAACTGCACAAGCTAGGGATGGGCCTAGCTTTGGTATTAGTGGAGGAAGTGTTGGCATGGGTACAAGTCATGAAACTGAAATTCATGGAACTGATATCTCAGTTCATAGAGGTGATAGTTTAGGTGATGTTGAACCAATTGCTGAAGTAATTGAAAATCAGGGCCAAGATGCTGAATTTGGACGTTCAAATGGCCTTATTGTCGATTTTGTGCCTGAGGAAGCTAGTAAAGGAGATCCTCAAGGAGATAGTCAAGCTGTGGTGTCTCAATCTACCCCAAGGACTGATAGTGGCTCAAAAATATTAGTTTTAACAAAGGTAGAATCCATTGAAATTAGTGAGAAGACAAATAGCAGTCTGCAGATGCTAGGCCATGAAAATGGTGCCCACCCATCACTTTCTTGCAATGCTATCATGTGTTCTGCCTATGAAGTATCCAAAGAAGAAGTCACTCAGAATGGGAAGGATGATGGTGCATGCCATGAATCAAGCTCTTTACTTGCAGATGTTGTGG GAAAAAAGGCCAGCCCAATGCAAAGCATCCTGCATTATGTAATTTCAAGGGAAGGGTTGCATCCAAATGGTATAATAATTTAG
- the LOC107613097 gene encoding uncharacterized protein LOC107613097 isoform X1, which translates to MNEDGITSANPNSSLPKPPSSSPTPAASSAGASWPAVPANASDGEGRQNGKSSAESDLAAAAGFSSDSNLSCRPWERGDLLRRLSTFKHAGKMPKIAGSLACAKRGWVNLDVAKIECEVCHAQLDFASSSANSFEADGSNEELSKQLDRAHKATCPWRGNSCPESLVQFPPTSPSALIGGYKDRCDGLLQFYSLPVVSPAAVEHMRVTHNSQIDRFLAQSQSQTAGEIGYRESASGMGFAGEQALNSYSYAQKLISLCGWEPRWLPNVLDCEEQSAESAKNGCSSGPAKGSAPSKKEFSTSWIDAGDNDALGSEFNCESRSPLLDCSLCGATVRVWDFLLVPRPVHLAPCVIDTPQTSKKMASTRGISAASGINEWAAVDAVEKEPFGDHDEATTSDKRQLLYNKSLDLNLKMASGPSGSLINLTSTLEHVQDTSEGRDLMAGRPSGSEVGGRSGSYEPQGPNARKRKLDDGVTTSSKPQQVGSAERTIIDGDNNEVTGGQQHSAGPFKRARDVTHSEAFLIPPRKPSRSLPNHSLDVQIEGDANMVNEANPERDHVVGNPSTRDSTHASSIIAMNTVYHSSDEESMESVDNCPVDVNDVNFPSVDLNETSELNSSYQGQQSGCLQPLLERAGGETGVSSSNACGEVLNTEILTAQARDGPSFGISGGSVGMGTSHETEIHGTDISVHRGDSLGDVEPIAEVIENQGQDAEFGRSNGLIVDFVPEEASKGDPQGDSQAVVSQSTPRTDSGSKILVLTKVESIEISEKTNSSLQMLGHENGAHPSLSCNAIMCSAYEVSKEEVTQNGKDDGACHESSSLLADVVGTPYRENVNGGVEFDPIKLHNDCCPWVNGDVAAAGCHNPTSSSGLGTIALCGWQLTLEALDSFQSLGHLPVQTLESESAASMCKVCSGCLSQYCP; encoded by the exons atgaaCGAAGATGGTATCACCTCTGCGAATCCCAATTCCTCTCTTCCCAAACCTCCCTCTTCATCTCCAACTCCTGCTGCTag CTCTGCTGGGGCTTCGTGGCCTGCCGTTCCGGCGAATGCTTCTGACGGAGAGGGCCGCCAGAATGGCAAATCAAGCGCCGAATCGGATTTGGCAGCTGCCGCCGGCTTCTCTTCGGATTCAAACCTTTCGTGTAGGCCTTGGGAGCGTGGAGATTTGCTCCGGCGCCTTTCCACTTTTAAACACGCCGGAAAAATGCCCAAG ATTGCTGGCTCATTGGCTTGTGCCAAAAGGGGCTGGGTGAATCTTGATGTTGCCAAGATTGAGTGTGAGGTATGCCATGCACAGTTAGATTTTGCTTCATCCTCAGCTAACTCTTTTGAAG CTGATGGTTCCAATGAAGAACTTTCTAAACAGCTTGATAGAGCTCACAAAGCCACTTGTCCTTGGAGAGGTAATAGCTGTCCAGAAAGCTTGGTGCAGTTCCCTCCGACTTCACCTTCAGCTCTAATTGGAGGTTATAAGGATCGGTGTGATGGACTCCTGCAGTTTTACTCCCTCCCTGTTGTATCGCCGGCTGCTGTTGAGCATATGCGAGTTACACATAACTCTCAAATTGACCGGTTTCTTGCTCAATCGCAAAGTCAGACAGCTGGGGAAATAGGCTACAGAGAAAGTGCTTCTGGAATGGGATTTGCTGGAGAACAGGCTCTTAATTCATATTCTTAT GCCCAGAAACTCATAAGTCTTTGTGGATGGGAGCCAAGGTGGCTTCCAAATGTGCTCGACTGTGAAGAGCAGTCTGCCGAATCTGCTAAAAATGGTTGCAGCTCTGGTCCAGCCAAAGGCTCGGCTCCAAGCAAGAAGGAATTTTCAACTTCATGGATAGATGCTGGGGACAACGATGCACTAGGTTCGGAATTCAATTGTGAATCTAGGTCACCTTTGTTAGATTGTAGCTTGTGCGGAGCCACAGTTAGAGTGTGGGATTTCTTACTTGTCCCTCGGCCTGTTCATTTGGCTCCCTGTGTCATTGATACCCCTCAAACAAGCAAGAAAATGGCATCAACACGAGGAATAAGTGCTGCGAGTGGGATCAATGAATGGGCTGCTGTGGATGCTGTTGAAAAAGAGCCATTTGGAGATCATGATGAGGCTACAACATCTGATAAAAGGCAACTTTTATATAATAAAAGTTTAGATTTAAATCTTAAAATGGCTAGTGGGCCATCTGGTTCACTAATAAATTTGACTTCAACCTTGGAACATGTGCAAGATACCAGCGAAGGAAGGGATTTAATGGCTGGACGTCCCTCTGGAAGTGAGGTCGGTGGTCGCTCTGGATCTTATGAACCACAAGGCCCAAATGCCCGCAAGCGCAAGTTGGACGATGGTGTAACCACATCTAGCAAGCCACAACAGGTGGGCAGTGCTGAAAGAACTATAATTGACGGTGATAATAATGAAGTCACTGGTGGTCAACAGCATTCAGCTGGCCCTTTTAAGCGAGCCCGTGATGTTACTCATTCAGAGGCATTCCTAATTCCACCACGAAAACCTTCTCGTTCTCTACCCAACCATTCATTAGATGTTCAAATAGAAGGTGATGCTAATATGGTTAACGAAGCAAATCCAGAAAGGGATCACGTTGTTGGCAATCCATCTACTAGAGATTCCACCCATGCTTCCTCTATTATTGCGATGAATACAGTTTATCACAGCTCAGATGAGGAATCTATGGAAAGTGTTGATAATTGTCCTGTAGATGTTAATGACGTCAACTTCCCTTCTGTTGATTTGAATGAAACATCAGAGTTAAATAGCAGTTATCAAGGACAGCAGAGTGGTTGTTTACAACCACTTTTAGAAAGAGCAGGAGGTGAGACAGGTGTTAGCAGTTCTAATGCTTGTGGAGAAGTTTTGAACACTGAGATATTAACTGCACAAGCTAGGGATGGGCCTAGCTTTGGTATTAGTGGAGGAAGTGTTGGCATGGGTACAAGTCATGAAACTGAAATTCATGGAACTGATATCTCAGTTCATAGAGGTGATAGTTTAGGTGATGTTGAACCAATTGCTGAAGTAATTGAAAATCAGGGCCAAGATGCTGAATTTGGACGTTCAAATGGCCTTATTGTCGATTTTGTGCCTGAGGAAGCTAGTAAAGGAGATCCTCAAGGAGATAGTCAAGCTGTGGTGTCTCAATCTACCCCAAGGACTGATAGTGGCTCAAAAATATTAGTTTTAACAAAGGTAGAATCCATTGAAATTAGTGAGAAGACAAATAGCAGTCTGCAGATGCTAGGCCATGAAAATGGTGCCCACCCATCACTTTCTTGCAATGCTATCATGTGTTCTGCCTATGAAGTATCCAAAGAAGAAGTCACTCAGAATGGGAAGGATGATGGTGCATGCCATGAATCAAGCTCTTTACTTGCAGATGTTGTGG GGACTCCTTATAGAGAGAACGTAAATGGGGGTGTTGAATTTGACCCCATCAAACTGCATAATGATTGCTGTCCTTGGGTGAATGGGGATGTTGCTGCTGCTGGTTGTCATAATCCTACCTCCAGTTCTGGTCTTGGTACCATAGCTTTGTGTGGCTGGCAGCTGACTTTGGAAGCTCTGGATTCTTTCCAGTCACTTGGACATCTTCCAGTGCAGACTCTGGAATCTGAGTCAGCAGCATCCATGTGCAAGGTTTGTTCTGGTTGTCTCTCTCAGTATTGTCCATGA